One genomic segment of Rhizorhabdus phycosphaerae includes these proteins:
- a CDS encoding CarD family transcriptional regulator: MAAKALSFVVGDYVVYPKHGVGRVVELQSQEIAGAKLELYVLRFEKERMTLRVPTNKAEAVGMRKLSSNLTMSEALATLKGKPKIKRTMWSRRAQEYEAKINSGDLVSISEVVRDLFRADDQPEQSYSERQIFEAATSRLARELAAMEAVDEPTAQEKILDILRKAAAIHNK, encoded by the coding sequence ATGGCTGCCAAGGCGCTGAGCTTCGTCGTCGGCGATTATGTTGTTTATCCCAAGCATGGTGTCGGCCGCGTGGTCGAACTGCAAAGCCAGGAAATTGCTGGAGCCAAACTCGAACTCTACGTTCTCCGGTTCGAAAAGGAGCGGATGACGCTCCGTGTCCCGACCAACAAGGCCGAGGCCGTTGGCATGCGGAAGCTCTCGTCCAACCTGACGATGAGCGAGGCACTTGCGACGCTCAAGGGCAAGCCCAAGATCAAGCGCACCATGTGGTCGCGCCGCGCCCAGGAATATGAAGCGAAGATCAATTCGGGCGACCTCGTGTCGATCTCCGAAGTGGTGCGCGACCTGTTCCGGGCCGACGATCAGCCCGAACAAAGCTATTCGGAGCGTCAGATCTTCGAAGCGGCCACCAGCCGCCTCGCCCGCGAGCTCGCCGCCATGGAAGCGGTCGACGAGCCCACGGCGCAGGAGAAGATCCTCGACATTCTCCGCAAGGCTGCGGCGATCCACAACAAATAA
- a CDS encoding class I SAM-dependent methyltransferase has translation MGDLMAERSLDGGVTSRSARKTASPMALFFREFLRHPAMIGSIIPSSRRTIEAMLSDVRWDETRLFVEYGPGVGTFCDTILERLAPEATLLVIDTNPAFIDYLRRRYTDSRFIAVHGSAADVGDIITAHGFDSADYVLSGLPFSTLPAGVGARIAEQTFEALSPGGSFLIYQYSPYALRLLAPHFPRVDRAFEWLNIPPCHILKARKPLET, from the coding sequence ATGGGTGATTTGATGGCCGAACGATCGCTGGACGGCGGCGTGACCTCCCGCTCCGCGCGAAAGACGGCCAGCCCAATGGCGCTGTTCTTCCGCGAATTCCTGCGACATCCGGCCATGATCGGCTCGATCATTCCATCGTCCCGACGAACGATCGAGGCCATGTTGTCCGACGTGCGCTGGGACGAGACTCGGCTTTTCGTCGAATATGGGCCGGGTGTCGGGACCTTCTGCGACACCATCCTCGAACGCCTTGCGCCAGAGGCGACGCTCCTCGTCATCGACACCAACCCGGCATTCATCGACTATCTGCGACGGCGCTATACCGACAGCCGCTTTATCGCGGTGCACGGATCGGCCGCCGACGTCGGGGATATCATTACCGCCCACGGATTCGACAGCGCGGACTATGTGCTTTCCGGCCTTCCCTTCTCCACATTGCCAGCCGGCGTCGGCGCGCGAATCGCCGAGCAGACCTTCGAAGCGCTCAGCCCGGGTGGCAGCTTTCTCATCTACCAATATTCGCCCTATGCACTGCGGCTGCTGGCCCCGCATTTCCCGCGCGTCGATCGCGCCTTCGAATGGCTCAACATCCCGCCCTGCCACATCCTCAAGGCGCGAAAGCCACTCGAGACCTGA
- a CDS encoding peptidylprolyl isomerase: MAADPENTLIMTLEGGDVVINLRPDLAPGHVAHIKELTREGFYDGVVFHRVIDGFMAQGGDPTGTGMGGSDKPNLKAEFNREPHVRGVCSMARSANPNSANSQFFICFDDARFLDGQYTVWGIVESGMEHVDALPKGEPPRTPGKIVKARIAADA; this comes from the coding sequence ATGGCCGCCGATCCCGAAAACACCCTGATCATGACGCTGGAGGGCGGCGATGTGGTCATCAACCTGCGCCCCGACCTCGCTCCCGGTCATGTTGCCCATATCAAGGAACTGACCCGCGAAGGTTTCTACGACGGCGTGGTCTTCCACCGCGTGATCGATGGCTTCATGGCGCAGGGCGGCGATCCGACCGGCACCGGCATGGGCGGCTCGGACAAGCCGAACCTGAAGGCCGAGTTCAATCGCGAGCCGCATGTCCGCGGTGTCTGCTCGATGGCACGCAGCGCCAACCCGAACAGCGCCAACAGCCAGTTCTTCATCTGCTTCGACGACGCACGCTTCCTCGACGGCCAGTACACCGTTTGGGGCATCGTCGAGTCGGGCATGGAGCATGTCGACGCGCTGCCCAAGGGCGAGCCGCCGCGCACGCCCGGCAAGATCGTCAAGGCGCGCATCGCCGCCGACGCCTGA
- a CDS encoding head GIN domain-containing protein encodes MRASVLLLISAGLCSPALAETAASRNFAVAGFSRIVVEGPYDVEVRTGGRPEASARGPQDQLDRLIIAVDGDTLVVKTRRSAWSWNAGRNATRVAITAPALRSVQLSGSGNIVLDQAKGPAFSAGVSGSGDMRIGRIDADKLSLRVTGSGDLAASGTVQNVEASVTGSGDIMARDLTTGGLIATVTGSGDIDIGAARTAKATVTGSGDIRVGGRPRLYPAQDGVRVDTLRRLNTVQSSPRVASSACSAAGIASASAAFSPMSRGASAAVR; translated from the coding sequence ATGCGCGCATCGGTTCTGTTGCTGATTTCCGCGGGGCTTTGTTCGCCTGCGCTGGCCGAAACGGCCGCCAGCCGCAATTTTGCCGTCGCAGGGTTCTCCCGGATCGTGGTCGAAGGCCCCTATGATGTGGAGGTCAGGACCGGCGGCCGGCCCGAGGCATCGGCGCGCGGGCCGCAGGACCAGCTCGATCGCCTGATCATCGCGGTGGATGGCGACACGCTGGTCGTCAAGACGCGCAGGTCGGCCTGGTCTTGGAATGCCGGGCGCAACGCCACGCGGGTCGCGATCACGGCGCCCGCGCTTCGCTCGGTCCAGCTCAGTGGATCGGGCAATATCGTGCTCGATCAAGCGAAGGGCCCCGCCTTTTCCGCCGGCGTCAGCGGATCGGGCGACATGCGTATCGGCCGCATCGACGCCGACAAGCTTTCGCTGCGCGTCACCGGTTCGGGCGACCTTGCGGCAAGCGGCACGGTCCAGAACGTCGAAGCCAGCGTGACCGGTTCGGGGGATATCATGGCACGCGACCTGACCACCGGAGGCCTGATCGCAACGGTAACCGGATCGGGCGATATCGACATCGGCGCAGCCAGGACCGCCAAGGCGACCGTCACAGGCTCGGGCGATATAAGGGTCGGCGGACGCCCCCGACTGTACCCAGCGCAAGACGGGGTCCGGGTCGATACGCTGCGGCGGCTGAACACGGTTCAGAGCAGCCCGAGGGTAGCCAGTTCCGCTTGCAGCGCGGCCGGGATCGCATCGGCATCGGCGGCATTCTCGCCAATGTCCCGAGGTGCGTCGGCGGCCGTCAGATAG
- the fdxA gene encoding ferredoxin FdxA, whose amino-acid sequence MTYVVTDACIRCKYMDCVEVCPVDCFYEGDNMLVINPSECIDCGVCEPECPAEAILPDTESGLEQWLELNNTFAAQWPNITRKREAPADADEWKGVEGKYEKHFSPEPGQGD is encoded by the coding sequence ATGACCTACGTCGTCACCGATGCCTGCATCCGTTGCAAGTATATGGACTGTGTCGAGGTGTGCCCCGTCGACTGTTTCTACGAGGGCGACAACATGCTGGTGATCAACCCCAGCGAATGCATCGACTGCGGCGTCTGCGAACCGGAATGTCCCGCCGAAGCGATCCTGCCCGACACCGAATCCGGCCTGGAACAGTGGCTGGAACTCAACAATACTTTCGCCGCGCAGTGGCCGAACATCACGCGCAAGCGTGAAGCGCCGGCCGACGCTGACGAGTGGAAGGGCGTCGAGGGCAAATATGAGAAGCATTTCTCGCCGGAGCCCGGCCAGGGCGACTGA
- a CDS encoding DUF1489 family protein, whose amino-acid sequence MSDLHITKIAFGCDGFDDLRARLLPRIERGEPIVLTTRYKPKRFEELAGGSLYWISQHRFGLRQPLIGFEDIEGGRCGIVLAPTLIPVEPRPRRAHQGWRYLTAADAPRDIGENAADADAIPAALQAELATLGLL is encoded by the coding sequence ATGAGCGACCTCCACATCACCAAGATCGCCTTCGGATGCGACGGATTCGACGACCTCCGGGCGCGGCTCCTGCCGCGGATCGAGCGCGGCGAGCCGATCGTGCTGACCACCCGCTACAAGCCGAAGCGCTTCGAGGAGCTGGCGGGCGGGTCGCTCTACTGGATATCGCAGCACCGGTTCGGGCTGCGGCAGCCTCTGATCGGCTTCGAGGATATAGAGGGCGGTCGGTGCGGGATCGTCCTGGCGCCGACGCTGATCCCGGTCGAGCCTCGCCCGCGGCGGGCGCACCAGGGGTGGCGCTATCTGACGGCCGCCGACGCACCTCGGGACATTGGCGAGAATGCCGCCGATGCCGATGCGATCCCGGCCGCGCTGCAAGCGGAACTGGCTACCCTCGGGCTGCTCTGA
- a CDS encoding helicase-related protein: protein MASLSAQPVVAVLGPTNTGKTHLAIERMCGHSSGMIGFPLRLLAREVYDRVVAIKGKERVALITGEEKILPPNAQYYLTTAESMPIDRDFAFVALDEAQLGTDPERGHVFTDRLLRARGREETMILGSEALRPMVRALVRDAEIIGRPRFSTLSFAGATKLSRLPPRSAIVAFSAEEVYAVAEMLRRLRGGAAVVMGALSPRTRNAQVAMFQAGEVDYLVATDAIGMGLNMDVAHVAFASLRKFDGRRTRRLTIAEMAQIAGRAGRHQRDGTFGTLALEGSSSARFEDEEVDAIEAHAFQPIDHLFWREGKPTLSSLDGLITDLERRPDRQVLRAAPQAIDLAVLKRLAEEDWVRERARSKPVIARLWAACGLPDFRKTGPEPHGRLVARIFRHLSEGNGFLPVSWFADELARLDSVQGDVETLADRIAGVRTWAYIAHRADWLPDADSWAERTRALEEKLSDALHQRLTQRFVDRRTSVLMRDLGAKGGDLLLPVKVDEEGIVTVDGEAIGRLIGFRFKADHLARHGDMKRLMAAAERRLGVELSNRARQLAADGDAEFSLATDAGRPVAVFWRGDVVARLEKGRTLLTPRLRLHRALDTLTPIDRAGVEQRLAIWLEARIQRELKPLARYFDAARDPACPPSLRALLSPLAEAGGIVPRDQIASAIDHLEREDRSRAERLDVKIGTIDVYSPTLLKPEPTRWRLALFAAAEDQMMPELPVPGSVSMPTPGDNNACEAMTRAGYRALGAQMLRVDLAERLARIAHEARTGRKPFTPDPALSTSLGLRPASFAQLMLALGFRTTQPGKGEEWMWKGNRPPRKSETQRPGNVFGALADLYPSRSSRNAAR, encoded by the coding sequence ATGGCCAGCCTTAGCGCCCAGCCGGTCGTGGCCGTGCTGGGCCCGACCAACACCGGCAAGACGCATCTCGCGATAGAGCGGATGTGCGGCCATTCGAGCGGGATGATCGGCTTCCCGCTCCGCCTGCTTGCCCGGGAAGTCTATGACAGGGTCGTGGCGATCAAGGGCAAGGAACGCGTCGCCCTCATCACCGGAGAGGAGAAGATTCTCCCGCCGAATGCGCAATATTATCTGACCACGGCCGAATCGATGCCGATCGACCGCGACTTCGCCTTCGTGGCACTGGACGAGGCGCAGCTCGGCACCGATCCCGAGCGGGGGCACGTGTTCACCGACCGGCTGCTGCGCGCGCGCGGGCGCGAGGAGACGATGATTCTCGGTTCCGAAGCGCTGCGACCGATGGTGCGCGCGCTGGTCCGCGATGCGGAGATCATCGGCCGGCCACGCTTTTCTACGCTGAGCTTCGCGGGTGCCACCAAATTGTCGCGGCTGCCGCCCCGTTCCGCGATCGTCGCCTTCTCAGCCGAGGAAGTCTACGCGGTTGCGGAGATGCTGCGCCGCCTTCGGGGTGGCGCGGCGGTCGTGATGGGCGCGCTTTCACCGCGCACCCGCAACGCGCAAGTCGCGATGTTCCAGGCGGGAGAGGTCGATTATCTGGTCGCCACCGACGCTATCGGCATGGGCCTGAACATGGACGTAGCGCATGTCGCCTTCGCCTCGTTGCGGAAGTTCGACGGCCGGCGGACGCGACGCCTCACCATCGCCGAAATGGCGCAGATCGCCGGGCGCGCAGGCCGGCATCAGCGCGACGGTACTTTTGGCACGCTTGCACTGGAGGGCAGCAGCAGCGCACGGTTCGAGGACGAGGAGGTCGACGCGATCGAGGCCCATGCCTTCCAGCCGATCGACCATCTCTTCTGGCGCGAAGGCAAGCCGACCTTGTCGTCGCTCGACGGACTGATCACCGACCTCGAACGGCGTCCCGACCGGCAGGTTCTCCGGGCCGCGCCGCAGGCGATCGATCTGGCCGTGCTCAAGCGGCTGGCCGAGGAGGACTGGGTGCGCGAGCGGGCGCGGAGCAAGCCCGTTATCGCCCGCCTCTGGGCCGCCTGCGGCCTGCCCGACTTTCGTAAGACCGGCCCGGAACCGCATGGCCGTCTTGTCGCGCGCATCTTCCGGCACCTGAGCGAAGGCAACGGCTTCCTTCCGGTCAGCTGGTTCGCCGACGAACTCGCCCGCCTCGACAGCGTGCAGGGCGACGTCGAGACGCTCGCGGACCGCATCGCCGGCGTGCGCACCTGGGCCTATATCGCGCACCGGGCGGACTGGCTGCCCGATGCGGACAGCTGGGCAGAACGCACCCGCGCGCTGGAGGAAAAGCTGTCGGACGCGCTCCACCAGCGCCTGACGCAGCGTTTCGTCGATAGGCGCACATCGGTGCTGATGCGCGATCTGGGCGCCAAGGGCGGGGACCTGCTACTGCCGGTCAAGGTCGACGAGGAAGGTATCGTCACCGTCGACGGCGAGGCGATCGGGCGCCTTATCGGCTTCCGCTTCAAGGCCGATCATCTGGCTCGGCATGGTGACATGAAAAGGCTTATGGCGGCGGCCGAACGGCGGCTGGGGGTGGAACTGTCCAACCGCGCGCGCCAGCTGGCGGCCGATGGGGATGCCGAATTCTCCCTCGCCACCGATGCCGGGCGGCCGGTGGCCGTGTTCTGGCGCGGCGATGTGGTGGCCCGGCTGGAGAAGGGCCGCACGCTTCTGACTCCGCGCCTCAGGCTGCATCGCGCGCTCGACACGCTCACCCCGATCGACCGCGCAGGGGTCGAGCAGCGGCTCGCAATATGGCTGGAGGCCCGGATCCAGCGCGAACTGAAGCCGCTCGCGCGCTATTTCGATGCGGCTCGCGATCCCGCCTGTCCACCGTCGCTGCGTGCCTTGCTCTCGCCCCTTGCCGAGGCTGGCGGCATCGTCCCACGGGATCAGATCGCCTCGGCGATCGACCATCTCGAGCGCGAGGACCGGTCGCGCGCCGAACGGCTGGACGTCAAGATCGGGACGATCGACGTCTATTCGCCCACCCTGCTCAAGCCTGAACCGACGCGCTGGCGCCTCGCCCTGTTCGCGGCAGCCGAGGATCAGATGATGCCCGAATTGCCGGTGCCGGGATCGGTCTCCATGCCCACGCCGGGCGACAATAACGCCTGCGAGGCAATGACGCGCGCCGGGTATCGCGCGCTCGGAGCGCAGATGCTTCGCGTCGATCTGGCCGAGCGGCTCGCCCGGATCGCCCATGAGGCGCGCACCGGGCGCAAGCCCTTCACCCCGGATCCGGCGCTGTCCACGTCGCTCGGGCTACGTCCCGCAAGCTTCGCCCAGTTGATGCTGGCCCTGGGCTTCCGCACCACCCAGCCGGGCAAGGGCGAGGAATGGATGTGGAAGGGAAACCGGCCACCGCGCAAGTCCGAAACCCAGCGTCCCGGCAATGTCTTCGGTGCGCTGGCCGACCTCTATCCGTCACGGTCCTCCCGGAATGCGGCTCGATAA
- a CDS encoding RNA-binding S4 domain-containing protein yields the protein MRLDKFLWFVRLTKTRALAQDLAEQGRMRIDGRVVDRAHAAIRVGNVLTFALHGRVRIVRVEALPARRGPAPEAAACYTDLSPPPVDEPRSAT from the coding sequence ATGCGGCTCGATAAATTCCTCTGGTTCGTGCGCCTGACGAAGACCCGCGCCCTTGCGCAGGACCTGGCAGAACAAGGCCGGATGCGGATCGACGGACGCGTGGTCGACCGGGCCCATGCCGCGATACGCGTGGGCAATGTCCTGACCTTCGCCCTGCATGGGCGGGTGCGGATCGTACGCGTGGAAGCGCTGCCGGCACGACGCGGACCGGCACCGGAGGCGGCCGCCTGCTATACGGACCTTTCGCCGCCGCCTGTTGACGAGCCGCGAAGCGCAACCTAA
- the rpoZ gene encoding DNA-directed RNA polymerase subunit omega — MARVTVEDCVDKIPNRFDLVLLAAQRARQISGGAELTVDRDRDKNPVVALREIAEQTVTPPDLHEAVVSSLQRVRVDDDDAPDEIGSLAASAEALRLTAAAPPRNQNIGGDYD, encoded by the coding sequence ATGGCGCGCGTTACAGTCGAGGATTGCGTCGACAAGATTCCCAACCGGTTCGACCTGGTGCTGCTTGCAGCTCAGCGCGCCCGCCAGATTTCGGGCGGCGCCGAACTGACGGTCGACCGCGACCGCGACAAGAACCCGGTGGTCGCGCTGCGCGAGATCGCAGAACAGACCGTCACCCCGCCCGACCTGCACGAGGCGGTCGTTTCTTCGCTCCAGCGCGTGCGCGTGGACGACGATGACGCTCCGGACGAGATCGGCTCGCTCGCGGCTTCGGCCGAAGCGCTGCGCCTGACGGCAGCAGCCCCGCCGCGCAACCAGAATATCGGCGGCGACTACGACTGA
- the mgtE gene encoding magnesium transporter, with protein MSETDGEILDSSAAEKLHDEDDRLKSSFVDAVIECVEQGDTDGARALVSPLHPADIADLFELAPQEMRRPIASAISDLLDGDVFAEMNEWVRDELIDALAPHEVAEIATQLETDDAVAIIEELEEEDQRAVLRAMEPDDRAAIEEALSYPEESAGRLMQRDLIAVPEHWTVGNVLDYLRGNEDLVTDFWEVFVVDAGHRPIGTCKLSWIMRTPRQVSVGDVMAREQTLIPVDMDQEEVALRFQKYALISAAVVDHSGRLVGMITVDDIVHIIQEEAGEDILKLSGAGDGDINEPVLQTVKVRLTWLVVNLGTAILAASVVGLFQGTISRLVVLAVLMPIVSGMGGNAGTQTMAVAVRALALNQLTSSNTARMIFREFRIAIMNGLCLGALIGLAVFLIYGNRDLGLVICLAMIINNITAGLAGILVPVGLDKAGADPAVSSAVFVTTATDVMGFFSFLGLAALWGLHG; from the coding sequence GTGAGCGAAACGGACGGCGAAATCCTCGATTCCTCCGCTGCAGAGAAGCTCCACGACGAGGATGATCGCCTCAAGTCGAGCTTCGTCGACGCGGTCATAGAATGCGTGGAACAGGGCGATACCGATGGCGCCCGCGCGCTGGTGTCCCCGCTTCATCCCGCCGATATCGCCGACCTGTTCGAGCTGGCGCCGCAGGAGATGCGTCGGCCGATCGCCTCGGCTATCTCCGACCTGCTCGACGGCGACGTCTTCGCCGAAATGAACGAATGGGTGCGTGACGAGCTGATCGATGCGCTCGCGCCGCACGAGGTGGCGGAGATTGCCACCCAGCTCGAAACCGACGACGCCGTCGCGATCATCGAGGAGCTGGAGGAGGAGGACCAGCGCGCCGTCCTCCGCGCGATGGAACCCGACGATCGCGCCGCGATCGAGGAGGCGCTCTCCTATCCCGAGGAGTCCGCCGGACGCCTGATGCAGCGCGACCTTATCGCGGTGCCCGAGCATTGGACGGTCGGCAATGTGCTCGACTATCTGCGCGGCAACGAAGATCTGGTCACGGATTTCTGGGAGGTGTTCGTCGTCGACGCGGGCCACCGCCCGATCGGCACCTGCAAGCTCAGCTGGATCATGCGTACCCCGCGCCAGGTGTCCGTCGGCGATGTCATGGCGCGCGAGCAGACGCTGATCCCGGTCGACATGGACCAGGAGGAGGTCGCGCTCCGCTTCCAGAAATATGCGCTGATCTCCGCCGCCGTGGTCGATCATTCGGGGCGACTCGTCGGCATGATCACGGTCGACGACATCGTCCACATCATTCAGGAAGAGGCCGGCGAAGACATATTGAAGCTGTCCGGCGCGGGCGACGGCGACATCAACGAGCCCGTGCTGCAGACGGTGAAGGTCCGGCTCACCTGGCTGGTCGTGAACCTCGGCACCGCCATCCTCGCGGCTTCGGTGGTCGGGCTCTTCCAGGGAACGATCTCGCGGCTGGTGGTGCTCGCGGTTCTGATGCCGATCGTCTCGGGCATGGGCGGCAATGCGGGCACCCAGACGATGGCCGTGGCGGTCCGGGCGCTCGCCCTCAACCAGCTGACCTCGTCCAATACCGCGCGCATGATCTTTCGCGAATTCCGGATCGCCATCATGAACGGCCTGTGTCTCGGCGCACTGATCGGCCTCGCCGTGTTCCTGATCTATGGCAACCGCGATCTCGGCCTGGTCATCTGTCTCGCGATGATCATCAACAACATCACGGCGGGCCTCGCAGGCATACTGGTGCCGGTGGGCCTCGACAAAGCGGGCGCCGATCCGGCGGTCTCGTCGGCGGTGTTCGTCACGACCGCGACCGACGTGATGGGATTCTTCTCCTTCCTGGGGCTGGCTGCCCTTTGGGGATTGCACGGTTGA
- a CDS encoding LysR substrate-binding domain-containing protein, which translates to MRRLPPLTAIEAFVQVARLGSVKAAAEELALSSPALSRRVQALERFMGRSLFERRHQAMILSAEGEKLLSRIAPALDQLTLAIDASSGETELVRLRLGVMPLFASQRLMGRLPELRGRHPELHIDIDTGSHALARLGEGVDAAIVLARDVDSSLYSRRIDRDTVVGIVNRSLLTGRYPVGKVDDLARLTIFLHRDMPELFTIWREALGRPDLEPAAVDVFDSGQLMLDAAAQGLGVAFMLRSHLEDAHDDRLTHIFDESIDSPYGYFFACRRPALSTRAVRIFHDWLFETISTV; encoded by the coding sequence ATGCGCAGACTGCCCCCGCTGACCGCCATAGAGGCGTTCGTTCAGGTCGCCCGCCTGGGCTCGGTCAAGGCCGCAGCCGAGGAACTGGCGCTGTCCTCGCCCGCGCTGAGCCGCCGGGTGCAGGCGCTGGAGCGCTTCATGGGCCGTAGCCTGTTCGAGCGCCGCCACCAGGCGATGATATTGTCCGCCGAGGGCGAGAAGTTGCTGTCGCGCATCGCGCCCGCTCTCGACCAGCTCACCCTGGCGATCGATGCCAGCTCCGGCGAAACCGAACTTGTGCGGCTACGCCTGGGAGTCATGCCCCTGTTCGCGTCGCAGCGCCTGATGGGGCGCCTGCCCGAATTGCGCGGACGGCATCCCGAACTGCACATCGACATCGATACGGGCAGCCATGCTCTGGCGCGGCTGGGGGAGGGCGTCGACGCTGCGATCGTGCTGGCGCGCGACGTCGATTCCAGCCTCTATTCGCGACGGATCGACCGGGACACGGTGGTCGGGATCGTTAACCGCTCTTTGCTGACGGGGCGCTACCCGGTCGGCAAAGTCGACGATCTCGCTCGTCTCACGATCTTTTTGCACCGCGACATGCCCGAGCTCTTCACCATCTGGCGGGAAGCGCTGGGGCGGCCGGATCTGGAGCCGGCCGCGGTCGACGTGTTCGATTCCGGACAGCTGATGCTCGATGCGGCGGCGCAGGGGCTGGGCGTGGCATTCATGCTCCGCAGCCATCTCGAAGATGCGCATGACGACCGGCTCACCCATATCTTCGATGAGTCGATCGACAGCCCCTACGGCTATTTCTTCGCTTGTCGCCGCCCGGCGCTCTCGACGCGCGCCGTGCGGATTTTCCACGACTGGCTTTTCGAGACGATCTCGACCGTCTGA